The window CCGGGATGACCGGAATTGGCTTTCTGTACGGCATCCATACTGAGCGCACGAATGGCGTTGGCAAGTTCTTTACGGGACATAAATCTCTCCGTGTCAGGTTTAAAGTTTGGCCGCGAGCAGGTCTTCCAGCTTGCGCTGGTCGACGGCGAACTGGCGAATGCCGTCAGACAGTTTTTCAACCGCCATTGCGTCCTGGTTGTGTTCCCAACGGAATTCGGCTTCGGTCATTGGCGTCGGGCGATGGAACGTCTGTGAGGAGGGCACCAGCTTGCGGATCACCGGTTCTTCTTTTTCCTGCAACTGTTTCAGCAGGTCAGGGGAGATGGTCAGACGGTCGCAGCCCGTCAGCGCCAGAATCTGTTCGGTACGGCGGAAGCTGGCCCCCATCACGATGGTTTCGTAGCGGTGCTGCTTGTAATAGTCATAGATATTACGCACCGACTTGACGCCCGGATCCTCTTCCACCACGTACGGGTCCAGCGGACTGCGTGCCTGATACCAGTCATAAATACGGCCAACAAACGGCGAGATCAGATAAACCCCGGCTTCGGCGCAGGCGCGGGCCTGGGCAAAAGAGAACAGCAGCGTCAGGTTGCAGTGGATGCCCTCTTTTTCTAATTCCTCCGCCGCGCGAATACCTTCCCAGGTGGAGGCCAGCTTGATCAGAATGCGCGATTTATCGATTCCCTGCTGCTGATACAGGTCAACCAGATGACGGGCTTTCTCTATGCTTTTTTGCTTATCAAAAGAGAGGCGGGCATCGACTTCGGTGGACACGCGGCCAGGGATACTTTTCAGAATTTCCGCACCGAAATTGACCGCCAGCTTATCGCAGGCTTCCGCCACCTGCTGCTCCTGGGTTGTGCCGCGCTTTTTACCCCACTCAAGGGCGTCGTCAATCAGATGGCTGTAATGGTCAAGCCCGGCCGCTTTCAGCAGCAGCGAAGGGTTCGTGGTGGCATCTTCGGGTTGATAATGGCGGATGGACTCAATGTCGCCGCTGTCTGCCACAACGGTGGTGAATTGTTTGATGCCGTCTAACTGGTTCATAGGAAATACTCCTTGAAAAGTAAAGTGTTAGGTGAGTGCGTTGATTCACACTTCTGGAAAAAAGATGAACTGCATAACAAAAAAGCATAGCAGACGGGCATGGTATTGCTGGCGCAAGCAGGTAACATGGTTGTTATGAATTGATTACAAATTTACTCTTTCGAGTCGTAAGAGTTTGGCGACCTTCAAAGTTTGCGCCACCCAGTGCGGGGATAATGTGCGTCGCACCAGGCTGTTGCGTCTTATTTTTATCGATACGTGAAAAGGAACAACAAGATGGATGACCAGTTAAAACAAAGTGCGCTTGATTTCCACGAATTCCCTGTCCCCGGTAAAATTCAGGTTTCTCCGACCAAGCCGCTGGCGACCCAGCGCGATCTGGCGCTCGCCTACTCCCCGGGCGTGGCTGCCCCCTGTCTGGAAATTGAAAAAGATCCGCTGGCTGCTTACAAATACACCGCCCGCGGTAATCTGGTGGCGGTGATCTCCAACGGTACGGCGGTGCTGGGCTTAGGCAACATCGGCGCGCTGGCCGGTAAGCCGGTGATGGAAGGCAAAGGCGTGCTGTTTAAAAAATTCGCGGGTATCGACGTGTTCGATATTGAAGTGGATGAGCTCGATCCGGACAAGTTTATCAACGTGGTGGCGGCGCTGGAGCCGACGTTTGGCGGCGTTAACCTTGAAGATATTAAGGCGCCGGAGTGCTTCTATATCGAGCAGCAGCTGCGTGAACGGATGAACATTCCGGTATTTCACGATGACCAGCACGGCACCGCCATCATCAGCACCGCCGCCATACTGAACGGCCTGCGGGTGGTGGAAAAGAACATCTCCGACGTGCGGATGGTGGTTTCCGGCGCCGGGGCGGCGGCAATCGCCTGTATGAACCTGCTGGTGGCGCTGGGGATGCAGAAACACAACATTGTGGTCTGCGACTCCAAAGGCGTTATCTACAAAGGCCGCGAGCCGAACATGGCGGAAACCAAAGCGGCGTATGCGGTGGAAGATGACGGCAGGCGCACGCTGGCCGAGGTGATTGACGGCGCGGATATTTTCCTCGGCTGTTCAGGCCCGAAAGTGCTGACCCAGGAGATGGTCAAGAAGATGGCCCGTGCGCCGATGATTCTGGCGCTGGCGAACCCGGAGCCGGAAATTCTGCCGCCGCTGGCGAAAGAGGTCCGCCCGGACGCGATTATCTGTACCGGACGCTCGGACTACCCGAACCAGGTCAACAACGTGCTGTGCTTCCCGTTCATCTTCCGTGGCGCGCTGGACGTCGGCGCGACGGCGATCAACGAAGAGATGAAGCTGGCGGCGGTGCACGCTATTGCCGAGCTGGCCCATGCCGAACAGAGCGAAGTGGTGGCGTCGGCCTATGGCGATCAGGATCTGAGCTTTGGTCCGGACTACATTATTCCGAAACCGTTCGATCCGCGCCTGATCGTCAAAATCGCTCCGGCGGTTGCCAAAGCGGCGATGGACTCCGGCGTGGCGAAACGTCCGATCGCCGACTTTGACGTCTATATCGACAAGCTGACCGAGTTTGTCTACAAAACCAATCTGTTCATGAAGCCGATCTTCTCGCAGGCGCGCAAAGAGCCGAAGCGCGTGGTGCTGCCGGAAGGGGAAGAGGCGCGCGTGCTGCACGCCACCCAGGAGTTGATTACGCTCGGGCTGGCGAAGCCCATTCTGATTGGTCGTCCGAGCGTGATCGAAATGCGGATCCAGAAACTCGGATTACAGATTAAAGCGGGCGTCGATTTTGAGATCGTCAACAACGAGTCCGATCCGCGCTTCAAAGAGTACTGGAGCGAGTATTACCAGATCATGAAGCGTCGCGGTATTACCCAGGAGCAGGCGCAGCGGGCGATGATCGGCAATCACACGGCTATCGGCGCGATTATGGTACAGCGCGGCGAAGCCGACGCGATGATCTGTGGCACCATCGGCGACTACCATGAGCATTTCAGCGTGGTGAAAGAGGTGTTCGGCTACCGTGAGGGCGTCCACGCGGCGGGGGCGATGAACGCGCTGCTGCTGCCAAGCGGCAACACCTTTATTGCCGATACCTACGTCAATGACGACCCGACGCCGGAAGAGCTGGCGGAAATCACTCTTATGGCGGCGGAGTCGGTGCGCCGTTTCGGTATTGAACCGCGGGTAGCGCTGCTGTCGCATTCCAACTTTGGTTCGTCGAACGCGCCGGCCGCCAGCAAAATGCGCGAAGCGCTGGCGCTGATTAAACAGCGTGCGCCGGAACTGATGATCGATGGCGAAATGCACGGCGACGCCGCGCTGGTGGAAAGCATTCGTCAGGACCGGATGCCGGACAGCCCGCTGAAGGGATCTGCCAATATTCTGGTGATGCCGAACATGGAAGCGGCGCGTATTAGTTACAACTTACTACGCGTCTCCAGCTCCGAAGGCGTAACGGTCGGGCCGGTATTAATGGGCGTGGCAAAACCGGTACATGTATTAACGCCGATCGCCTCCGTTCGCCGCATCGTAAATATGGTGGCGCTGGCCGTTGTGGAAGCGCAGACGCAGCCGCTGTAATAATGCATTAATTCACTCCTGCGCGGGGTTCTCCCGCGCATTTAAATAATCGCCTTTTCTTAGTGATCCACTTCACCTTTTAAATCACCTTGCCGAATTTTGTTATTTACCCTGACAAAAAATTGTCACGATAAGTCCAGTTTTTACATGGGCGGCGGCAATGAATAAAGAACGCATCATTCAGGAATTTGTGCCGGGTAAACAGGTCACGCTGGCGCATCTTATTGCGCATCCGGGCGAAGAGCTGGCGAAAAAAATCGGCGTACCCGAAGCGGGGGCCATCGGCATTATGACCCTGACCCCCGGTGAAACCGCGATGATTGCTGGCGATCTGGCGATGAAAGCCGCGGATGTCCATATCGGTTTTCTCGATCGGTTCAGCGGGGCGCTGGTGATTTACGGCTCCGTCGGCGCGGTGGAGGAGGCCTTATTGCAGACGGTCAGCGGTCTTGGACGCTTATTAAATTTCACGTTATGCGAGCTGACCAAAAACTAATTCGGAGAGCCTATGAAGCGTATTGCGTTTGTGGGTACGGTTGGCGCGGGAAAAACCACGCTTTTTAATGCCCTGCAAGGCAATTACTCCCTCGCCAGAAAAACGCAGGCCGTGGAATTTAATGCTAATGGCGACATTGATACACCAGGGGAATATTTCAGCCATCCCCGCTGGTATCACGCCTTAATTAGCACGCTGCAGGATATCGACACGCTGATTTACGTCCATGCGGCAAATGATAAAGAAAGTCGCTTACCCGCCGGGCTATTGGATATTGGCGCCAGTAAACGACATATCGCGGTGATCAGCAAAACGGATATGCCGGATGCCGATCTCCCCGCCACGCAGGAGCTACTGCGCGCAATGGGCTTTCAGGAGCCGATTTTTGCGCTTAATAACCGTGACCCGCGCAGCGTACAGCAGCTGGTGGACTATCTGACCAGGCTTAGCCAAAAGGAGGAAGGGGCAGGTGAAAAAACTCATCACAGCTAACGACATACGTGCGGCACACGCACGCGGTGAACAGGAGATGTCGGTGGTCCTGCGCGCCAGCATCATTACCCCGGAAGCGCGTGAGGTCGCGGAGCTACTGGGGGTGACGATAAGCGAAACCGACGATGCCGCGCCTGCGGCGTCCTGTGCGGAGACGGGAAAATCCGACATCCAGCGTATCCGGGAAACCATCATCGCTCAGCTACCGGAAGGTCAGTTCACTGAAAGCCTGGTTGCCCAACTGATGGAGAAAGTGCTGAAGGAAAAACAGACCCTGGAGCAGGGCGAGATGCAGCCGGGCTTTAAATCGGTGACCGGCAAAGGCGGGATCAAAGTTGTTGACGGCAGCAGCGTTAAATTTGGCCGCTTTGATGGCGCCGAACCGCACTGTGTGGGCTTAACCGACCTGGTGACGGAACAGGATGGCAGCAGCATGGCCGCCGGGTTTATGCAGTGGGATAACGCCTTCTTCCCGTGGACGCTGAACTACGACGAAATCGATATGGTGCTGGAAGGCGAACTGCACGTGCGCCATCAGGGCGAAACGATGATCGCCAAAGCGGGCGACGTGATGTTTATTCCGAAAGGCTCCAGCATTGAATTCGGCACGCCGTCGACCGTGCGCTTTCTGTACGTGGCGTGGCCTGCGAACTGGCAATCGGTATGAACGATTTCATCACCGAAGCGTGGCTCAGAGCGAACCACACGCTCAGCGAAGGGGCGGAAATTCATCTTCCCGCTGACGCCCGCCTGACGCCATCGGCCCGCGAACTGCTGGAAAGCCGCCGCCTGCGCATCAAATTTCTCGATGAGCAGGGGCGCTTGTTTGTTGACGATGAACGCCAGCAGCCGCAGCCGGTACACGGGCTGACCAGCAGCGACAGCCATCCGCAGGCCTGCTGCGAATTGTGTCGCCAGCCGGTGACGGAAAAGCCCGATACGCTGACCCATCTGACCGCCGACAAAATGGTCGCTAAAAGCGATCCGCGCCTTGGCTTTCGCGCCGCGCTGGACAGCACCATCGCGCTCACCGTCTGGCTGCAAACCGAACTGGCGGAACCGTGGCAGCCGTGGCTGGCGGATATCCGCTCGCGCCTTGGCAATATTATGCGCGCCGACGCGATGGACGAACCGCTGGCGGCGCAGGCGATGGTCGGTCTTAACGAAGATGAGCTGCACCGCCTGTCCCATCAGCCGCTGCGCTATCTTGGACACGATCATCTGGTGCCGGAAGCCCGCTACGGTCGCGATGCCGCGCTGCTCAATCTGCTGCGCGCCAGAGTGCGCGAAACGGAAACCGTTGCCGCACAGGTGTTTATCAGCCGCAGCTTCGAGGTTCTGCGCCCGGACATTATGCAGGCGCTGAACCGCCTCTCCAGCGCGGTCTACGTGATGATGATTCTGTCGGTGGCGAAGCAGCCGCTCAGCGTCAGCGAGATCCAACAGCGACTGGGAGGTGAACGATGATTATCGAACGCGCCCGCCAGCTGGCTTTACGCGCGCCAGCCAGCGTGGTTTTCCCGGATGCCCTGGACGAAAGGGTGCTGAAAGCGGCGCACTACCTGCAACAGCAGGGACTGGCCCGTCCGGTGCTGGTCGCCAGTCCGTTCGTCCTGCGGCAGTTCGCCCTGAGCCACCGCGTGGCGCTGGACGGCATTCAGGTTATCGATCCGCAGAGCAATCTCGCCCTGCGTGAAGCGTTTGCCCGGCGCTGGCTGGCGAGAGCGGGTGAGAAAACGCCAGTGGATGCGGTAGAGAAACTCTGCGATCCGCTGATGTTTGCCGCGGCGATGGTCAGCGCGGGTCACGCTGACGTCTGTATCGCCGGAAACCTTTCTTCTACCGCCAGCGTACTGCGCGCCGGGTTACGCATTATCGGCCTTCAGCCCGGCTGTAAAACGCTGTCATCAATCTTCCTGATGCTGCCGCAGTACGTCGGACCGGCGTTAGGGTTCGCCGACTGTAGCGTGGTGCCGCAGCCCACCGCGGCGCAGCTGGCGGACATTGCCATTGCCAGCGCGGAGAGCTGGCGTGCGATAACCGGTGAAGAGCCGCGGGTGGCGATGCTGTCGTTCTCCAGCCACGGCAGCGCCCGTCACCTGAACGTCGCCAGCGTGCAGCAGGCCACGGAGATGGTGCGTGAACGCGCCCCCGCGCTGCTGGTGGACGGCGAACTGCAATTTGACGCCGCTTTTGTGCCGGAAGTCGCCGCGCAAAAAGCGCCCGCCAGTCCGCTGCGCGGCAATTCCAACGTGATGGTTTTTCCGTCGCTGGAGGCGGGAAATATCGGCTACAAAATCGCCCAGCGTCTGGGGGGATACCGCGCCGTCGGGCCGCTGATTCAGGGGCTGGCCGCGCCGCTGCACGACCTTTCCCGGGGCTGTAGCGTACAGGAAATTATCGAACTGGCGTTGGTGGCAGCAGTGCCGCGCCAGACTGACGCGAGCCGCCAGCGCGACTCGCAAACCCTGGTTGTATAAACGGTCCCGTTCTGGACCCATGAGAGGAAAACACGATGGAAGCTTTAGGAATGATTGAAACCCGGGGCCTGGTTGCACTGATTGAGGCCTCTGATGCGATGGTGAAAGCCGCCCGCGTGAAGCTGGTCGGTGTGAAACAGATTGGCGGCGGTCTGGTGACCGCGATGGTGCGCGGCGATGTCGCGGCCTGCAAAGCCGCAACGGACGCGGGTGCCGCCGCCGCGCAGCGGATCGGCGAACTGGTCTCTGTACATGTGATCCCGCGCCCGCACGGCGATCTGGAAGAGGTGTTCCCGATCAGCTTCAAAGGCGACGGCAATATCTAAGCGGGGCGCAGGGTGCCGGATGGCGCTGCGCTTATCCGGCCTACAAAATTCAATCCCGTAGGCCGGATAAGGCGCGAAGCGCCGCCATCCGGCAAGTAAGGAGGCGGGTATGAAACTGGCAGTCGTCACAGGACAGATCGTCTGTACCGTCCGCCATCCGGGACTGGCGCACGACAAGCTGCTGATGGTCGAGATGATCGATGCCGCAGGCAGGCCCGACGGGCAGTGCGCCGTCGCCATCGACAGCATCGGGGCAGGAACCGGCGAGTGGGTGCTGCTGGTCAGCGGCAGCTCAGCGCGCCAGGCGCACCGCAGCGAGGCGTCGCCGGTCGACCTGTGCGTTATTGGCATCGTCGATGAGGTCGTGGCTGGCGGTCAGGTGATTTTCCATAAATAGGACTGAACATCATGAATCAACAGGATATTGAACAGGTGGTGAAAGCGGTGCTGCTGAAAATGCAGGGCAGCGCGCAGCCGGTGGCCGCCGTTCATGAACCGGGCGTCTTTGCCTCCCTGGATGATGCGGTGGCAGCCGCAAAGGTCGCCCAGCAGGGGCTGAAAAGCGTGGCGATGCGCCAGCTGGCTATTCACGCCATTCGTGAGGCGGGTGAAAAACATGCCCGGGAATTAGCGGAGCTTGCCGTCAAAGAAACCGGCATGGGCCGCGTAGAAGATAAATATGCCAAAAACGTCGCCCAGGCGCGCGGTACGCCGGGCGTGGAGTGCCTGTCGCCACAGGCGCTGACCGGCGATAACGGCCTGACGTTAATCGAAAATGCACCGTGGGGCGTGGTGGCGTCGGTCACGCCGTCCACCAATCCGGCGGCGACAGTGATTAATAACGCCATCAGCCTGATTGCTGCCGGCAACAGCGTGGTGTTTGCTCCCCATCCGGCGGCGAAAGGTGTTTCACAACGCGCCATCACCCTGCTTAACCAGGCGGTAGTCGCCGCTGGTGGGCCGGAAAACCTGCTGGTGACGGTGGCGAATCCGGATATCGAAACCGCCCAGCGGCTGTTTAAGTACCCCGGCATCGGGTTACTGGTGGTTACCGGCGGCGAAGCGGTCGTGGAAGCGGCGCGTAAACACACCAACAAACGGCTGATCGCCGCAGGCGCCGGGAATCCGCCGGTGGTGGTGGATGAAACCGCCGATCTGGCGCGCGCCGCCCGCTCCATCGTCAAAGGCGCATCGTTTGATAACAACATTATCTGCGCCGACGAAAAGGTACTGATTGTCGTCGACAGCGTCGCCGACGAACTGATGCGCCTGATGGAAGGCGAGCAGGCGGTGAGGCTGACCGCCGCACAGGCTGAACAGCTCCAGCCAGTGCTGCTGAAAAATATCGACGAACGCGGCAAGGGGGTGGTCAGCCGCGACTGGGTGGGCCGCGATGCCGCCAAAATCGCCGCCGCCATCGGCCTGACCGTACCGGAAAAGACGCGGCTGCTGTTTGTCGAAACCCCGGCTGCGCACCCGTTCGCGGTTACCGAACTGATGATGCCGGTGCTGCCGGTGGTGCGGGTCGCAAACGTCGACGAAGCCATTGCGCTGGCGGTTCAACTGGAAGATGGCTGCCACCATACCGCGGCGATGCACTCGCGCAATATCGACAATATGAACCAGATGGCGAACGCCATTGATACCAGCATCTTTGTGAAAAACGGACTGTGCATTGCCGGGCTGGGGCTGGGCGGCGAAGGCTGGACCACCATGACCATCACCACGCCGACCGGCGAAGGGGTTACCAGCGCGCGCACCTTTGTCCGTCTGCGCCGCTGTGTGCTGGTGGATGCCTTCAGGATTGTATAAGGGATAACGCATGGCGCACGACGAACAACGCTGGCTGACGCCGCGGCTGCAAAAGGCCGCGGAGCTGTGCAATCAAACGCCCGCCGCGAGCGATGCTCCGCTGTGGCTGGGGGTGGATCTGGGCACCTGCGACGTGGTGTCGATGGTGGTTGACGCCGACGCGCAGCCGGTGGCGGTCTGTCTCGACTGGGCCGACGTCGTGCGCGACGGCATCGTCTGGGATTTCTTTGGCGCCGTCACCATCGTGCGCCGCCATCTTGACGCGCTTGAGCAGCAGCTTGGCTGTCGTTTCACCCATGCGGCGACCTCGTTCCCGCCGGGCACCGATCCGCGTATTTCGGTCAATGTGCTGGAGTCCGCCGGGCTGGAAGTGAGCCATGTACTGGACGAACCAACCGCGGTAGCGGATCTGCTGCAACTTGATAACGCCGGGGTAGTGGATATCGGCGGCGGCACCACCGGCATCGCCATTGTTAAGCAGGGCAACGTGACCAGCTCCGCCGATGAGGCCACCGGCGGGCATCACATTTCGCTGACCCTTGCCGGCAACCGTCGTATCCCGCTGGAAGAGGCGGAGCAGTACAAGCGCAGCCATGCGCAGGAGATCTGGCCGGTGGTGAAGCCGGTATACGAAAAAATGGCGGAAATTGTCGCCCGCCATATCGAAGGGCAGGGGATTCACGATCTGTGGCTGGCGGGCGGTTCCTGTATGCAGCCGGGCGTCGACGATCTGTTTCGTCAGCGCTTCCCGGCATTACGGGTGCATCTGCCGCGGCACAGCCTGTTTATGACGCCGCTGGCGATCGCCAACAGCGGGAAAGAGAAAGCGGAGGGAATCTATGCAAGCTGATTTGCAGACGGCGCTGTTTCAGGCATTCGATACCCTGAATCTGCAACGGGTGAAAAGCTTCAGCGTACCGCCGGTCACCCTGTGCGGCGCTGGCGCGCTCAGCGCCTGCGGGCAGGAAGCGCAGGCGCGAGGATTAAGCCATCTGTTCGTGATGGTCGACAGCTTTCTGCATCAGTCGGGGATGACCGCGCCGTTAGAACGCAGCCTGGCGATGAAAGGCGTGGCGATGACGCTCTGGCCCTGTCCGCCGGGCGAGCCGTGCATTACCGACGTTTGCGCGGCGGTCGCACAGCTGCGCGCGGCGGAATGCGATGGTGTGGTGGCGTTTGGCGGCGGGTCGGTGCTGGATGCGGCAAAAGCGGTTGCGCTGCTGGTGACCAATCCTGACCAGACGCTGACGGAGATGAACGAACACAGCGCGCTGCGCCCGCGTCTGCCGCTGATCGCGGTGCCGACCACCGCCGGAACCGGTTCGGAAACCACCAGCGTGACGGTGATTATTGATGCGGTGAGCGGGCGCAAGCAGGTGCTGGCGCACGCTTCCCTGATGCCGGATCTGGCGATTCTTGACGCCGTGCTGACGGAAGGTGTTCCGCCTCAGGTTACGGCGATGACCGGCATCGACGCGCTGACCCATGCGGTGGAGGCCTACAGCGCGCTTAACGCCACGCCGTTTACCGACAGCCTGGCAATTGGCGCGATTGCGATGATCGGCAGGTCGTTGCCGAAAGCGGTGGGCAACGGACATGACCTTACCGCGCGCGAAAGTATGCTGCTCGCGTCTTGTATGGCGGGAATGGCCTTTTCCAGCGCCGGGCTGGGGCTGTGCCATGCGATGGCGCATCAGCCGGGGGCGACGCTGCATATTCCCCACGGCCAGGCGAACGCCATGCTGTTGCCAACGGTGATGGGTTTTAACCGGATGGTGTGTCGCGAACGCTTCAGCCAGATTGGACGCGCGTTAACCAACCGGAAAGCTGACGATCGCGACGCTATCGCTGCGGTAAGCGAGCTGATCGCGGAAGTTGGTCTGACAAAGCGTCTCAGTGACGCGGGGGCCGCGGCTGCGCATTTTAGCGGCTGGGCGCAGGGGGCGCTGGAGGATATTTGTCTGCGCGGCAATCCACGCACCGCCACGCAGGAGCAGATTATCGATCTGTACGCGGCGGCACAATAACGCATACCAGGCAGACACCTGGCTAATGGAGAAAAGGCTATGGGAATTAACGAAATCATCATGTACATCATGATGTTCTTTATGCTGATTGCCGCCGTGGACAGGATCCTGTCGCAGTTTGGCGGTTCGGCGCGCTTCCTCGGCAGATTCGGCAAAAGCATCGAGGGTTCCGGCGGCCAGTTTGAAGAGGGCTTTATGGCAATGGGCGCGCTGGGGCTGGCGATGGTCGGGATGACCGCGCTGGCGCCGGTGTTAGCCAAACTGCTCGGGCCGGTGATTATTCCGCTGTATGAAATGCTCGGCGCTAACCCGTCGATGTTCGCCGGTACGCTGCTGGCCTGCGATATGGGCGGCTTCTTCCTCGCCAAAGAGCTGGCGGGCGGCGATGTGGCGGCGTGGCTATACTCAGGGTTAATTCTCGGCGCGATGATGGGCCCGACGATCGTCTTTTCTATCCCGGTCGCGCTGGGGATCATCGAACCCTCCGACCGCCGTTATCTGGCGCTCGGCGTACTGGCGGGCATTGTGACCATTCCCATCGGCTGCATCGCCGGGGGGCTGGTGGCAATGTACTCCGGCGTTGAGATTAACGGCCAGCCGGTGGAGTTCACCTTCGCCCTGATCCTGATGAACATGATCCCGGTGATCATCGTGGCGGTGCTGGTGGCGCTGGGGCTGAAATTCATCCCGGAAAAAATGATCAACGGCTTCCAGATCTTCGCCAAATTTCTTGTGGCGCTGATCACCATCGGTCTGGCGGCGGCAGTAATCAAGTTCCTGCTGGGCTGGGATCTGATCCCGGGGCTTGACCCGATCTTCATGGCTCCGGGCGACCAGCCGGGTCAGGTGATGCGCGCTATTGAGGTGATCGGATCTATTTCCTGCGTGCTGCTTGGCGCCTATCCGATGGTGCTGCTGCTGACCCGCTGGTTTGAAAAGCCGCTGATGCGCGTCGGCAGTCTGCTGAAAATCAATAACATGGCGGCAGGCGGTATGGTGGCGACGCTGGCCAACAACATTCCGATGTTCGGCATGATGAAGCAGATGGACACCCGCGGCAAAGTGATCAACTGCGCCTTCGCCGTCTCCGCCGCCTTTGCGCTGGGCGACCACCTGGGCTTCGCGGCGGCCAATATGAACGCCATGATCTTCCCAATGATTGTCGGCAAGCTTATCGGCGGCGTTACGGCGATTGGCGTGGCGATGATGCTGGTGCCGAAAGATGAAAACGTCCCGGCGCAAGCCGAAGCGGAGGCGCAATCGTGAACACTCGCCAGCTACTGAGCGTCGGTATCGATATTGGCACCACCACCACTCAGGTGATCTTCTCGCGTCTGGAGCTGGTCAACCGTGCGGCGGTGTCGCAGGTGCCTCGTTACGAATTCATCAAACGCGAAATTAGCTGGCAAAGCCCGGTCTTCTTTACACCTGTCGATAAGCAGGGCGGCTTACAAGAGACGGAACTCAAGTCGTTGATTCTTGCCCAGTATCAGGCGGCGGGCATTACGCCTGAATCGGTGGATTCCGGGGCGATTATCATCACCGGCGAAAGCGCGAAAACCCGTAATGCGCGTCCGGCGGTGCTGGCGCTCTCGCAGTCGCTCGGCGATTTTGTCGTCGCCAGCGCCGGACCGCATCTGGAATCGGTGATTGCCGGGCACGGCGCCGGGGCGCAAACACTCTCTGAGCAGCGGATGTGCCGGGTGCTGAATATCGACATCGGCGGCGGCACCTCCAACTATGCGCTGTTTGACGCCGGAAAGGTCAGCGGCACCGCCTGCCTGAACGTCGGCGGCCGCCTGCTGGAAACCGACGGCCAGGGACGCGTGGTGTACGCCCATCAGCCGGGGAAAAAAATCGTTGCCGCGCTGTTCGGCGAGGGGACCGACCCGCGTGCGCTTTCTGCCGCACAGTTAGCCCGGGTGGCGCAGCAGATGGCGGAACTGATTGTGGAAATCGTCGAAGGCGCGCCGTCAGCGCTGGCGCAGGAGCTGATGCAAACCGCGCTGCTGCCTGCGGGAGCGAAGCCGGAGGTGATCACCCTTTCCGGCGGCGTGGGCGAATGCTACCGC is drawn from Citrobacter rodentium NBRC 105723 = DSM 16636 and contains these coding sequences:
- the tal gene encoding transaldolase encodes the protein MNQLDGIKQFTTVVADSGDIESIRHYQPEDATTNPSLLLKAAGLDHYSHLIDDALEWGKKRGTTQEQQVAEACDKLAVNFGAEILKSIPGRVSTEVDARLSFDKQKSIEKARHLVDLYQQQGIDKSRILIKLASTWEGIRAAEELEKEGIHCNLTLLFSFAQARACAEAGVYLISPFVGRIYDWYQARSPLDPYVVEEDPGVKSVRNIYDYYKQHRYETIVMGASFRRTEQILALTGCDRLTISPDLLKQLQEKEEPVIRKLVPSSQTFHRPTPMTEAEFRWEHNQDAMAVEKLSDGIRQFAVDQRKLEDLLAAKL
- the maeB gene encoding NADP-dependent oxaloacetate-decarboxylating malate dehydrogenase yields the protein MDDQLKQSALDFHEFPVPGKIQVSPTKPLATQRDLALAYSPGVAAPCLEIEKDPLAAYKYTARGNLVAVISNGTAVLGLGNIGALAGKPVMEGKGVLFKKFAGIDVFDIEVDELDPDKFINVVAALEPTFGGVNLEDIKAPECFYIEQQLRERMNIPVFHDDQHGTAIISTAAILNGLRVVEKNISDVRMVVSGAGAAAIACMNLLVALGMQKHNIVVCDSKGVIYKGREPNMAETKAAYAVEDDGRRTLAEVIDGADIFLGCSGPKVLTQEMVKKMARAPMILALANPEPEILPPLAKEVRPDAIICTGRSDYPNQVNNVLCFPFIFRGALDVGATAINEEMKLAAVHAIAELAHAEQSEVVASAYGDQDLSFGPDYIIPKPFDPRLIVKIAPAVAKAAMDSGVAKRPIADFDVYIDKLTEFVYKTNLFMKPIFSQARKEPKRVVLPEGEEARVLHATQELITLGLAKPILIGRPSVIEMRIQKLGLQIKAGVDFEIVNNESDPRFKEYWSEYYQIMKRRGITQEQAQRAMIGNHTAIGAIMVQRGEADAMICGTIGDYHEHFSVVKEVFGYREGVHAAGAMNALLLPSGNTFIADTYVNDDPTPEELAEITLMAAESVRRFGIEPRVALLSHSNFGSSNAPAASKMREALALIKQRAPELMIDGEMHGDAALVESIRQDRMPDSPLKGSANILVMPNMEAARISYNLLRVSSSEGVTVGPVLMGVAKPVHVLTPIASVRRIVNMVALAVVEAQTQPL
- the eutS gene encoding ethanolamine utilization microcompartment protein EutS; the encoded protein is MNKERIIQEFVPGKQVTLAHLIAHPGEELAKKIGVPEAGAIGIMTLTPGETAMIAGDLAMKAADVHIGFLDRFSGALVIYGSVGAVEEALLQTVSGLGRLLNFTLCELTKN
- the eutP gene encoding ethanolamine utilization acetate kinase EutP yields the protein MKRIAFVGTVGAGKTTLFNALQGNYSLARKTQAVEFNANGDIDTPGEYFSHPRWYHALISTLQDIDTLIYVHAANDKESRLPAGLLDIGASKRHIAVISKTDMPDADLPATQELLRAMGFQEPIFALNNRDPRSVQQLVDYLTRLSQKEEGAGEKTHHS
- the eutQ gene encoding ethanolamine utilization acetate kinase EutQ — translated: MKKLITANDIRAAHARGEQEMSVVLRASIITPEAREVAELLGVTISETDDAAPAASCAETGKSDIQRIRETIIAQLPEGQFTESLVAQLMEKVLKEKQTLEQGEMQPGFKSVTGKGGIKVVDGSSVKFGRFDGAEPHCVGLTDLVTEQDGSSMAAGFMQWDNAFFPWTLNYDEIDMVLEGELHVRHQGETMIAKAGDVMFIPKGSSIEFGTPSTVRFLYVAWPANWQSV
- the eutT gene encoding ethanolamine utilization cob(I)yrinic acid a,c-diamide adenosyltransferase EutT, whose translation is MNDFITEAWLRANHTLSEGAEIHLPADARLTPSARELLESRRLRIKFLDEQGRLFVDDERQQPQPVHGLTSSDSHPQACCELCRQPVTEKPDTLTHLTADKMVAKSDPRLGFRAALDSTIALTVWLQTELAEPWQPWLADIRSRLGNIMRADAMDEPLAAQAMVGLNEDELHRLSHQPLRYLGHDHLVPEARYGRDAALLNLLRARVRETETVAAQVFISRSFEVLRPDIMQALNRLSSAVYVMMILSVAKQPLSVSEIQQRLGGER
- the pta gene encoding phosphate acetyltransferase is translated as MIIERARQLALRAPASVVFPDALDERVLKAAHYLQQQGLARPVLVASPFVLRQFALSHRVALDGIQVIDPQSNLALREAFARRWLARAGEKTPVDAVEKLCDPLMFAAAMVSAGHADVCIAGNLSSTASVLRAGLRIIGLQPGCKTLSSIFLMLPQYVGPALGFADCSVVPQPTAAQLADIAIASAESWRAITGEEPRVAMLSFSSHGSARHLNVASVQQATEMVRERAPALLVDGELQFDAAFVPEVAAQKAPASPLRGNSNVMVFPSLEAGNIGYKIAQRLGGYRAVGPLIQGLAAPLHDLSRGCSVQEIIELALVAAVPRQTDASRQRDSQTLVV